The following is a genomic window from Plasmodium yoelii strain 17X genome assembly, chromosome: 12.
ttttttttatcactatTATACATGTGAAaattatccatatttttttgttaaaattaGTTGCTTTAATTACGCACACATTTAATAACTGCTTCATTTTTAACTTAATAAGAATTTGCCCAACTTAAGCAAATAAGCAAACAAATAAGCAAACAAATAAGCAAACAAATAAACATTTACTGTTTATACATCGTTGTATACATTTAGCATGATGCATGCGTAGCTACCTCCTCTTTCCTACTGCAAACAATGTACCGCCATTTTGTGGGAAGCTAAAAcgacatattatttttaaatttcaaATTTACTGTacagaaatatattatgataaaaagTGTCGTATCaaataaaactaaaaaatgttataagaatttatttttttttttaaatagcaTAATATGGATATACAAACATTTGTGTTAGATTTTTGGGGAATATATATAgtgtaaaaattatataattaacatgacatttttatataaataaaataattattctCTTAAATACACATGATGTTTCACGAAATAAAATGAGTATATACAATgtgaaatttattttttttccaaatttaaaaaataattttgttaaaattCAAAAACAATATGGTGGTACCTCATTACTAACAAAAATAGGGCAATCCTTTAAtcaagaaaatataaaaaatataaaaacaaaattaaataattatcaaaaaaattcattaaatatattatcgaAATCTAATGatactaatatatttaaaaattttatagatatatttaaaaataataatattaaagacAAATTAAAATTAGGAGATGATAcagaaaaaaaggaaaaagaattttttaattattatataaaatgtttaatgAAATATGAAGGTATTTTTACATatagaaaatttaaattttttttaaaagatttatgtgattattttaaaatatatagtatcacatttaaatataaaaaaaaaatgaatccacaacttgaaaaattaaaaaaacaatatgaagttttaaattcatttttacCTCATGAATTAGATTCAGatgattataaaatattccaTTTAGAAAGCAAAAAACATTTAGCAGCTTCTGCTAATGttgatttaaattttattaatgaaTTGCTTTTATTTCATGATTCTTTAAAAACAGATAGAACATGGTTTTATCGAAAAATTGTATTCAAAAGAAAACTTCCCGAAAGTTTTGAAGAAAGAGAAATTGAAGCACCATATGATAGACCCGTAATCAAAAATTTTAGTTACGGAATTAAAGAATCTTCATTAGAATATGAacaatatatgaataaaaatggaagaaaattaaaatttaaaagatgGATTTCTAAAAAACATCCATGGTTTAGACAAAACACATCAGGAAAAAATAGATGGGCTACTAGAccatatacaaaaaaattcccatatttatattattcaaatatacCTAAATACATGTATCTCTCTAGAAACAAACctagaattaaaaaataatcatattttaattactaaaaaatgaaaaaataaaaaaataaaataaaaaaataaaataaaaaaataaaataaaaaaataaaataaaaaaataaaaaaataaaataaaaaaataaaataaaaaaataaaaaaataaaataaaaaaataaaataaaaaaataataaaataacatttaCAGTCTGATTAACTTGAAAGAATATTCCATATTTTATCACTCCCCCATTTTCACAATTTGAAAAATAGCATATTACTAGAATCTCGCTTCGTAttttttcctcttttttttcGTCTCTAGAATTGTACAGAACCAATTTGGTCGCTCATAAGAACCACACACACTGGCACACATCAAAATAAAGTCCCCAACCAACTTGGCTCGATTTGACTcaactttttttatatattttttatacaatttttatcaaaCTTGTTAAGACAAATTTGTCCGTTTGATTATCCAACATATTTATAGAAATAGAATCATTATCAATTGATTCAAAAcctatatttttcaaaatagaCAAACTAATATTTGGAATAAATGGatacataaaaatagaaaaaaatttaatagattcaaatatttcatatataataaaattaaattttgtagaattatttattattttccatGGTTCATTATaagtataaaatttatttattttttttataaacataattaatttttctaataataatggatattccatattattaaataattttattaaatatgttttgctatttttaaattcgtttaaaatagtaaaattatataaattatttttttttataattttataattattttcaatacATAATGAAACAAttctatataataaatttccaACTGAATTTCTAagaaaaaattcaaaattttccaaatttttttctttaaaatttctatcatcatatatatttccacttccaataaaatataatcgAATAAcatctttattatatttttctaaaagTGTAAATGGACTTATAATATTGTTTAAACTCTttgacatttttttattttcattttttattaatccatgacataatatattttcaggAATTTTTATTCCTAAACTATTTAAtagacatatatataaaatgccatgaaattttaatatatcttttcCTATAACTTGAATATAAGGATtccaaatttttttaaataaatttctaatattatttttatcatccaTTTTTGAATtagataaatttattttattattttcaaaattattcaAATCGTTATATGTATCTactaaatttaaaatatcgTTATAAGTACATAATATTCCTTCTTCATTttgtgttatattttttaaatcaaaattttcatcttttgaattataatacaattttataacATAAGCAATTGAagatatatatgataataatgctTCAAACCATACATATATTGTTCCTTTTTGTTCATCTGGTATTGGAATTCCCCATTCGGTATTGTATCgacttatacatatatttttaaaatcattttGAATATGATACATTatctctttttttaaataagaaggtgatattatattttcattacttttataaaaattaattaaaaaacctttaaatttgtttatgtTAAAAAAGTAGCTATTCTCTTCTTCAATATAGATGATATTACTCGTAGCGATGTTTTTTTCGTCTTTTTCgcctttttcttttttttcctttttttgattttccATTTTCTCGACTTCCATTTCACTTAAATATCTTTCCTCATTTATGCTATAATATCCTCTATATACAtccttatatatatatcccttatttaataaatatttccaaATATTCTGAACAAATGTTTTGTGAAATAAATTTGAAGttctataaaataaatttatgtctACATTTAACAtttcattcatttttttataaaaattagaaatattatttaaatatttatttttatccatATTTAACTCTTTAGTTTTATTGTCTATTTTTAAACCATGTTCATCCATaccagaaaaaaaaattattttttttttattttcttcattttttattttttcaaatcgATATATTGTATCAACTAAAACATTACAATATGCATGTCCGATATGAGGCTTATCATTTCCATAATAAATTGGAGTCGTTATAATTATtccctttttattttcctcATTTGTGTTTACATAATCAAAAATTTCTTTTATCTTTTTGCTGCAACATTCACTTTTGCTAAATTCGTTATTTTCTATGCGATTCGgcaatttgtttttttctccattttcCATGCGATTCGACAATTTGGGTTCTTCGCCATTTTCTATGCGATTCGgcaatttgtttttttctccattttcTATGCGATTCGGCAATTTGGGTTCTTCGCCATTTTCTATGCGATTCGGCAATTTGGGTTCTTCGCCATTTTCTATGCGATTCGACAATTTGGGTTCTTTTCCATTTCTTGTATTTACAATTGAATATCTATTTAAGACAGACAGTTTGGGCCCATATAAAtagtgatatatatatttttttttttttaagtgtgtttttaaaaaattataacttTCCAAATTGTTatatctttttctttttatttttgaaaaaaatgatggaaaacaattttttatattctcaAAATTAAGAGACCCAATGCAactatttttgtttatcCCATTACATACTTTTATAATCAAAGAtatttcgaaaaaaaaaaaaaaaaaaaaaaaaaaatatttcataatttattataaagctatattatatacataagcACATTTCTTCTCCTCGTTTATTTTTCTCGCAAATTTAtactttataatttttatattcatggTTATAAATCGGCATACATATACGTATAAATATGGATACATATAGATCTGCAT
Proteins encoded in this region:
- a CDS encoding methionine--tRNA ligase, putative is translated as MKYFFFFFFFFFEISLIIKVCNGINKNSCIGSLNFENIKNCFPSFFSKIKRKRYNNLESYNFLKTHLKKKKYIYHYLYGPKLSVLNRYSIVNTRNGKEPKLSNRIENGEEPKLPNRIENGEEPKLPNRIENGEKNKLPNRIENGEEPKLSNRMENGEKNKLPNRIENNEFSKSECCSKKIKEIFDYVNTNEENKKGIIITTPIYYGNDKPHIGHAYCNVLVDTIYRFEKIKNEENKKKIIFFSGMDEHGLKIDNKTKELNMDKNKYLNNISNFYKKMNEMLNVDINLFYRTSNLFHKTFVQNIWKYLLNKGYIYKDVYRGYYSINEERYLSEMEVEKMENQKKEKKEKGEKDEKNIATSNIIYIEEENSYFFNINKFKGFLINFYKSNENIISPSYLKKEIMYHIQNDFKNICISRYNTEWGIPIPDEQKGTIYVWFEALLSYISSIAYVIKLYYNSKDENFDLKNITQNEEGILCTYNDILNLVDTYNDLNNFENNKINLSNSKMDDKNNIRNLFKKIWNPYIQVIGKDILKFHGILYICLLNSLGIKIPENILCHGLIKNENKKMSKSLNNIISPFTLLEKYNKDVIRLYFIGSGNIYDDRNFKEKNLENFEFFLRNSVGNLLYRIVSLCIENNYKIIKKNNLYNFTILNEFKNSKTYLIKLFNNMEYPLLLEKLIMFIKKINKFYTYNEPWKIINNSTKFNFIIYEIFESIKFFSIFMYPFIPNISLSILKNIGFESIDNDSISINMLDNQTDKFVLTSLIKIV